A region of the Pungitius pungitius chromosome 8, fPunPun2.1, whole genome shotgun sequence genome:
GCAACTACACATACAGCAATTGTGCCTGCTGCAACTTGGAAATTGATTGTTGAGGTTTGATAACCACCATGCTGCATCAGCTAACTAACTACAGCGACAACATTATCAGCAACTAGCAAAAACTGTTGATGTTTAAATCAGTGTCAACGTCAACTCGGCCTGCAACAACATCCACGGGACCTGTCGACTCATCGCCCAGCaggtgagtgatgtcacagcctccgtaataatgaataaataacttgAGCTGAGAACTAAAGATTTTCTGTACgactgctttatggtctgtttgactctaaatggaccattatttactaaatgaacatcatgctgcgttGAAGAAGAATTGAAGGAttgagattgagaccataaactcatgtttacaatctttactgagggaataaatcaagagagaagtatagtcattttctcatataGTTTTATGGGAGTTGTCCCCTGGTGGTCACCACAGAGAAGTAGTCatcttctcatagacttctttGGGACCAGCagggagtcgccccctggtagATGTGTTTGTTCGTGCAATGTGCTGTTAGCgttgttagcgctgttagcctCGAGCCGCTGACGCCATCTCTGTGTTGATAGCTGTGCCCTGAATTTGGAATTTAGCTGCTTTAAGTTACTTTGAGGAAATTAATATATTCATCAAACTACCTTGATTTTACTGTATGTATTTCTAAATTAAAAGATTAATTTGGcaaattaatgtgtttttaatgatgtaGTTCAATACAGCCTGGGCAGAGAACCCAAACTTATTGTGTGCACAAAGTTGTGGAACAAAAGGTTCggacaataaataaaatgtggagAGTGTGGATGTGACGTCCCCTGTATGTCCTCCAGTATGCTTGTGTCCCTACAGAGCAGATTGCCAGATGCAGAGAACAGGGCTCCTGCGTGGTTTTTTCGAGGTGTCGTTTCTCTCCATGATTCCAGACTGCTGCTGGTTATTTTGGTTTTTGGCTTCCTGTGTTTTGGCTGACAACACCTACActtccttacacacacacacacacacacacacacatgggtgcACACTGACATTACTGATGCCCCTGACCTCCACACTCCACAACCGGTAATTATTCCTTTGTTGAAATACAATTAAAACGTATCTTTAAGTAACCAGTAATCTGCCAGAGagcaaaaagagcaaagagcCAGTTTGTGACAAATGGGGGGCTCGTCCGACCTTTTTCCCCATTTATGTGATTTGGAGTTGGGTAAAGTAATGCGGTGCTTTTGTGTCGGAcggttttgtatttgtttggttGAAGCGTTTGGGGTAAACTAAACGGTAAAAACTGGATTTTCATTGTAACCTGCATTCGGGGTGTTCAGATGTATTGGACGTGCGAGTGTCCAAGTCCGTTCGGTGCATTttcagtgcttctttttggttCTTTGTGTCGATGGCAAAACGTTACTCATGTGAGTGGTGATCCAAGTGGTACTTGTTGGTCTTTTCTCATCCGgtcatggaggaggaggtctgCTGGGGTCATGCTGCAACGGGTCCGGGTGACTTTTGCAAAGTTTCCCTGTGTGTCGTTCTGTCAAAGTGTTGTGGAGTCTTCCCTGAGAGACTGTATAGCGACGATCCCATTTGGGTTCCTTGAGCGGGTTTGTGTAGTGCTGTGGCAAACGTGGTTGAAGCTTGCTTGGGAGCATGTCTGTGGTTTCAGGAGAGACAGCGGGGAGACGCCAAACCGAGTTCTAGAGTGTTCCTCATTGCGTGCCACGGTACACATTGGGGTGTCTGTGTGGTTCGGCTGTGTGCATGAACGTGGCTTTGCGTGAGGGGTATTCGTGGTAGATAGTTGAAATGTCGGAGGCTGTTCATTGACGCTTCATCTCAGGAGTCCCTTGATAGATCCAGGAGAGCAGTTGCTCTGGATTGCTGAACATTAGTCAGTGGTGGCTGAAGGAGATAAACCATGGAAAACATGAAATGTGCTATGAAGTCCAAATTGACTGAGAATAGTGTTGTGTCGGAGGATAAGCCCGTTTTTTGCAATTCCTACTGCGAAATCTTTTCAAGTGATGCTATTTCGCAGGAGAGGCGCAGATCAGGGCCAGGTTGTGACATGTGTGTATTTGGCAAATTAATGTGTTCTTTTTATGATGTGTAAATACAGCCTGAGCAGAGAACCCACATTTATTGTGTGCACAAAGTGAACAAGTTGTGGAACAAAAGGTaggacaataaataaaatgtccctCTTCAAATGTGGAGAGGTCCCAGTGTGATAAACTGACCTGAGGTCTGATTTTCCTTTGactgttggaaaaactgcaTAAGTCAGTATTACTTAGATGACAAGAAGTCTGTGCTCTTTCATAAACAGAGAGGACATTGTGTTTAGGGTCAAATGATAATAAGACATTTGTGCCAGTTAATCCTGGGGTGCCAAAGATGTTCATCTACATCCAAGGTTAATTACGCACTTGGGTTTGTTGAGTAAGATTTTTTCTAACAGAGCAGAGGAGTCCTTAAAGAGTCTTTCAAGAGACAGACTGATCTGAGGTCTGTTTGTCCTTTGAGCATTGTTACAGAGCAGAAGAGTCCTGCAGGAGACAGACTGATCTGAGGTTGTTTTGTCTCTGAATAGTGACATCATCTACCAGctgtttaaaacatttacatcttAATGATCTCTGTAGCTGAGATTTCacagaaatacaacaaacaccTCAAGACAAGGGATGATAATGAGGAACGAATCAAAGTGAATCTTTATAAATGTGAGTGGACTATGTGACATTGTTTCCGTTAAACAAGACATGTGATCCCCTCCGACCCGCTCGGTTGGCTCGTCTGGGGTTCAGGCACAGGTACAGCTGTTGTCATAGCAACGTCAGCATCCCCAGCGTCCCCACCCCCCTGATTACGTAACGGCTGCAGTCTATAAATACAACagagtgcttgtgtgtttgggtttgtgtgtgtgtgctgaagctGCTCGACAAACAATAAACCAGAGGAGATGaagtaataaatataaacagCATTACAAAATCCTACTACTCTGTGCAGGGTTTGTACAAGTCTTAATGCTGAGTATAGTCTCTCAGACCCGTCTGTCTGTGCCTCTGTAGATGGGCGTCTTCCCGggctgatcagctgatctggAGTCAGGTAGGTACCGGTGGCTTTGTCCGACCAATCAGACGACCCTTCGTCCTCAGTATTGTGTCCAACTCGGAAGCAGTTCTGTGCTACTTGTACCTGGATTGGTTTGCCCTTGCAGACAGCTGACGGCCTCAGGCTGAGCTAAGCCCCACCCACCGCCGGGCCCCTATTTTCAGGCTCGGGTGAAGACGACGGCCGACAGAATGAGCCTTCTAAAGGAGGCGGAGCCTGGCCCAGGGACGGAAGCCAAGgtgagagcccccccctcctgcctccgCCTCTAACTTTTTTTCGATTTAAACTTTATGGAATCTCAAACTAGAATGGAAACAGAGATTTGAATTAAAGCTTGAATTTGGTTGGTGGAAGCGAAGGCCGGCGACCAGAGAGCCTGCTGTAAACCCTGTTGTCCTGTGTGCAGACCTGGGCTCAGTCTCTGGTCTACACGCTGGAGGAGCTCGAGTGTAAAATCTGCTACAACCGCTACGACACTCGAAGCCGCAAACCCAAACTGCTGGGCTGTCTGCACCGGGTCTGCGCCAAGTGTCTGAAGAAGATGGTCGACATGGGTGAGCTCCGTCCGTTCGGGTGAAAGATGGCCGACGCATATCCCAGTGGTTTCCAAAAGGGCGGCATGTGGAGCCTCAATCTCTAGTCTGTTAAGACTTGGACTGGTATCTAAAGACTTGGACCCTAATCTCCAAGGACCTGACTTGAGAGACCTTTATATCGGTTGGCGCTTTAGAGTCAGGTCTGTCTCAAAAGAAGTTATCCGGTCTCTGAGGGAATTACCTGATGAAGACGTATTACTCGTCCTTAATTACTTTGGATGGGACATCACAAGAATAATTGtgatttcaaataaaatatttacataGTTGAACTGTTTCTCAATGAAATAACagttaaagaaaatattgaatGTTGCCTCTTAACGGCTCTCACCATGGCAAGCTAGAAGCAAATGGTGCTAACAGCCAACACTGGTGATGGAGCTATTTAACTAGTATGACCAGTATGACCAACAATTCAAAGGATTTAGACGGCCTCctctgtgtcatgtgactctttcGATTCAGGAGAGTCTTCTCCGTCTATCATCTGCTGTCCTTTCTGTCGCCACGAGACCTACGTCCCCGACGAGGAGGTGAGACTTTACTTTGTAAACCAGGAGGTGAGGCTTTATTCTGTTAACGAGGAGGTGAGACTTATTAAGGAGGTGATTCTCCCCCATTTTCGGACAAGtgtcttcctgtctctgtcctctgaTAAAGGTGTGGTTGATGGAGGACGACCGACACATCCTGGCTGTTCTGTCTTGTCAGGACCGAGCccgaggtggtggtggtggtggtggaggaggaggagtaggaggaggggaggtgttGCTGAGTCCAAACAGTCTGACCGGTAAAATATTGGACAGGTTTCCTTCTCATGTTTGATTATTGAGTTCAAGGCTGaacctgtgtgtctctgtctgtctctgtctctatgTGACACAAACGTATATGAATGTATTATTGGTTGTAgttattcattattaaaataaacgGTCTCCCCGGCAGGTGGGAGGGGCGTGGATTCGTCCCACCGGTCCTCAGACTGTCTGGTCATCACCATCATGGAGCTCCCCGAGGACTCCCCCTCCTCGGACTCCCTGAGCATGCTCAACGTCGTGGGGCTGTACCGCCCCCCCAGCTTGGACTCGCTGCCCTGCAACCTGCCGACTCAGAAGTGTCGCGCCTGGACGTCCCGCAGCTTCCCCCGCTGCCTGCTGGGGGCGCTCTGCCTGGTCAGTATACGGTCAGGTTGGGAGGGGGACCAGCTGCCAGGAGTGTGGGGTCTGATGTGGCGTGGTTGTGTCTGCACAGGTGTACTTCAGCTCTCTGCCTCTAGGGATCTACCTGCTGATGATTGGTCAGCTGTGGCTCGGCGTGGTCCTGGTGAGTCTGGTCCCgtccacgctgctgctgctcgtcctcTACGGCTTCTGTCAGTGTCTGTGTCACGAGCTGATGGAGGCGTTTGCCGCGCGCACACATGCAATGCCGTGACAAAAAGCGGCGCACGCGCTACAGCGATGACGACAACACGTTAGCCGCAAGGAACCCGCTGAACGCTGCCGACGCACGCTGCTATAACGACGACACGTGGCCCTGACTACCACGACACCCCTGCTGCCATGACAACACCACTAACGACTAGTCACCGCTGCCATGACAACAACACTGACAATTGGTCACCGCTGCCACGACAGTCGAACAGGCCGCCGTGACAACTTCAACACACGGTACCACGAGAAGCATCAACACAGCCGTTACCACAACAGAGACAAACCACCAGAATGAAGTGTCCACAAAAAACAATCAGAACGACAACGTGGACACCAGaagcaagaaaaacattcacagcATGGGATATCCCACCACAACCAGAATGTGTATTCAGCTTAAAtgaattaaacagttaaaatatGTCTAGGAAACACATCTCATTATGATAACGTTAAACTAATGTGTTGCCTGGATGTATTCTCATAGAATAGAGTGGGTAAAATACTGTGTTCTGGGGCTTTGTGAAACAGAcggaaagatttaaaaaatgaaaaatcagaGGCCAAAGAATGTTGACGGTTCCATATTATTCACACACAATCCGTTACCTCAAACCTAACAGCAGCAGCGGTTACCATAGCAACCTACCCAATTAGGAGGGAAACCATTGTCATAactttacaaaaaacaacaccagaACCAGAACAGAATCACTCCACTACAGACTGACCCACCTGTCCAATCTGACTCCGCCCCCTCTGAATACCAGCATCACCCcgtaccccctccccctcctcctcctcgttgtaACTACAGCCACTTCAGATGAGCTCCAGCTGACATCATCACAAAGAGGAGGCAGAGTTTATCTCCCTCGGCTGATGTTTCACTGTAAaggttttttctctttcctgctGGACAAGCTGAGAACAAGTTgtttcattttatattcagaGACAACAGAAGGATCCAAACTGTCAGCTGATGGACACCAGTGTCCGTGCAGACTGTACCAGACTGACTTTAAAAGTTCACCATGTTGAAAACGGAACATGTAACTTCATTGATATGTGGAAATCTGTAACTGATGTCTAATAAGACACCGGAAACAAAGAGAGGACtgtttagcacaaagactggaaataAGGGAAACTGTTAAAGTAGCTCCATAAAAGTACTGCTTCCTGTCCAACTGTATTCCCACAATGTTGGCAGAACATAAAGAAGTGTTAACATATTTTTCCAAGATGCCTTATAAAATGTCCTAACACAAATTAAGTCAAAATTAGCTTTTTTGTTGTGCATTTGTTGCACTTTGTTATAAAAACAGTGTATACATTATTTTGAATGAACTGAGCgtacaaatgtatttgtttcaaaTGCAACAGTCGGTTTCTTAatgtttacacatttacatgtgtgtgtatgtaacaaCACAATAATCTGTGAAATTGTCGACATAAAACCGAAGAATTGTGTTAGATGTTTTTACGATTTTACTTATGTTGAATCCTATCACCACATGTTAATAGCATGTCATATCACAACAATGTGGTCCTCATACACTGATGTTCAATCAATATCAAATAACATGGgaatcatttattcattgtttcaaTTAAGTTAACAGTCTCCCCTTGTTGCagcctttgtgctaagctaacagtcTCCCCTGGTCGCagcctttgtgctaagctaacagtcTCCCCTGGTTGCagcctttgtgctaagctaacaatATCCCCTGGTTGCagcctttgtgctaagctaacagtcTCCCCTGCTTGCAGCCTTTGTGCTACGCTAACAGTCTCCCCTGCTTGCAGcatttgtgctaagctaacagtcTCCCCTGCTTGCAGccgttgtgctaagctaacagttCTCCCATGCCTGCAGCATTTGTGTTAAGCTAGCAGTTTCCTTTCTGGCTGCaggctttatgctaagctaacagaaAGCAAGACAATTTACGGAGCTGTCAGGCTGTTCCTCTCAGTTTTCTGTCTTTATAAAGTGCCATTATTTGATCATGtgttgaagaggaggaggacacagttAGCCTTGAAGGGCTgttgtgtcacttcctgtctttgtagAGGGTGGGGCATGTGCAATGTGGTCTCCATTTAACCATCAATAAACTACCGTCACTGAAATAAGAATCATTGCAGATTATTTAACTTTGACTTCGGCAGATGTTGCCACAGTTTCCTGGTTAGTAATGTTACTGTTTGTATGATAATTAATGTTGACATAAATATAACACGAACAGTTAATCTTACTTCTGATAGTACAACTTGCTGTTCTTAGTACATTAGGTTATAACTTAATGTACTAAACTTATTAAAGAGGGCTTAAGGTAATTACTAAATGAACAACAGAAGAAGACTTGAagctagagattgagaccataaacccaTGTTTACAACGTTTACCGAGCGAATAAATCAAGAAAGAGGTAGAATCAATTTCTCATAAACTTCTTTTTGGTTTTTTAACAACCATTAAACCTTTACAAACATCTTTAACAGGacgacagcaacattaaagggATGGAAAAGACTAGAACAGTACCTGGGTTATTCTGTTTGTAAATAACCCTAACGTAACCTAGTCCACCTGGACAGGTAATTCCCTGTTGGAGTTGGTTTGCCTGCAAGAGAAGGGCTGAGGGTAGAATCAAGAGGCTCATGGGAGGACCTCAGCTGGcgttaattaaaaaacagtgaCGTCCCCTGAGAGGAAAAGAAGATTGTTTATAGAAACCTGCCTGACGTCGCACCGTCCTCCTGCAGAAAGAATAGCCGGTCGATGGAGTCGTGATCAGCGGCAGGTAGGACAACACTCAATATACAACTTTAAACTTATCTCTGATTTTAAAGTTTATAAATTTGTAAATTATATAAAGTGCAGATATATTATTTACCATTGCTGGCAGCTTCAAATATAATGTAATCTTTAACATCCCATGTTTAATAAGTCAATCATAAAAATGATCTGTGATTTGCCAGATTGCGGAAATCCTTCCAGCAGaaaactttatttctttatttgttcaatTTTAAAGAGCAGTCCGACACCCAGTTTGAGCTTAAAGCGCTGCACAAAGACAAATGCTTCACTGATGCTTtgtgaacacaaacaaatggaTTTTCTAGAAAAGTGAAATAATTTCTGCAGTAAAAAATGAAGATAGACCGTATGTTTCATCTTCGGTCACTTTATCGCGCTGAAGAGAGGTAAGATCTGGACTGGAATGCGTTTCTTCTGGTAGTTTattctgaaaacacagaaattcatatcatatatatattgcaACATAATGGGATGGATTACTGATAAAAGTATATAAAATAGTTCTCTAAATAGTTTTTGTAATatcctattttttaaatgaattttctTACATGTGGTTCAATGTGCTCTCCTTGTGATGACGGCCATCTTTACTGCCGCACTGTAGAGGCCAACCAACATTAAACGTTCTGTAGGTATTTATTTATCATCGCTTTCACTTACCCAGCTCGGTTTAAAATCAATAACTAACATTAAACAACGGCAACAGATCCACACACCTGCCCTGCTCCCCGGCAGCACGGCGATGACATCATGAGCCGGTGGCGTCGTTCGGTGGACGAGTTGTCGGCGCGGCGGCGGAAGCAGGGCGAGTGCGAGCGCGCCCAGGAGGCTCTCGGTCGCGTCACCTCGTGTTTCCAGCAGCTGGCGGTGTCACTCGGCAGCTCGGCCGACAGCAGCTTCCTGCGAGATGAGATGGACGAGACGCGAGCACTGGCACACCGCATCTGCAGTGGTACAAGAAACCTGCCCCCACCAAAAACGTTGGTTACACCTGACTTCCTGTCACTTCCTCACGAGTCTGTCTGTCGGCCTGCAGGTCTGTCCCGGCGCCTGATGCACCTGCTGTCAGACTGTGACTCTGACCCGTCTTTGGCGGACGACAGAAGGGCGTCAGAGCGACTGTGGGTTCTCTTCCTGTCCGCAATAGagaacttcctgtttgacctccACAAGGCCCGCAATCTGATTGGACGGTTTCCTCTGACCCAGCGCTCCAGCAGGCGCTTGTTAGTCAATGCAGGTCAGCTGATGGCCTTGGTTCTCTGTCCATGGAAGCTTTTGTGATTGTGTGACATGAGCCACTGTTTTTTTATGCCGTACTTCCTACCCTTCCTTCACCTGCGTTCATTGCTTCTTTCTGAATTGTAGAGTGAACGCTGGAACTGTTACATAGGAAATAGGAAGGTTATATTTCTTTCAGAAATGCTCAACTATTGAACCTACCCAAGGAAATAGGCAACTTTCTGGGGAATTGTCAAGTAACTCTAGAGCCTTATAGACCACCTCAAAGATTGGCAGTGACATTGTCAATAAGTCCAGCAAATTCCTCAAAGACCATCCCTTTAACCATTTTGAGCACCACTGGAAATTCTTCAAGGGGCTCTAAAACCTCCTCAAGGTAACTGGAACATCTTCAAGGATACCCAACCCTCAATCAATACATGTACCTCTTCAAAGTCTCAAGGAGCCTTCTCGGTCATACGTACAGTTACATTTGCAAGAAACTCTCCAACATTTGAAGGTTTAACCTCTTTTAGGACCGTACCATCATCATAGACCTCTCAAACCTCGTTTAGAACGTCTAGAACCTCTTCATGGCGACGTACGCTCTTCTCAAGGATCCCTAGAAATGAATGATTCTCGATCAATACAGTAACTGATTGTATTGTATATATTCCACTAACTTCAAGCGTCTCACCTGTCCGTGTCTTCACTCTCTTTCCAGGGTGTGCTGATGGCGTGGTGGGCTTGGCAGCTCGAGTGGCTTCAGTCCAGGTGCCGTGGCTCACCTTGGAGGAGGAGCCATGCCCTGATCTGACCAATCACATAGCAGCACTGGAGGCAATGCTGAGTGAGATGCAGCTGAGGGTGAGACAGAGATAGAGAAAAGTACCTTTTCAGAACATATTGAACGGGAAACGGTTCAGGCAGAACCGATTCAAGTATATTATGAAAGGGGGATAGTTTTGTACCTAAGAGAATGTCTTGATCCCTGTTGTGGATCTTTTACCTTGTTCCTGTTGTAGTATCTTGTACCTTGGGGGAGTAAATTGTACATTGGGGTAGTGTCTTGATCCAGTCGTAGTGTCTTGTACTTGAGAGATTGTCTTGCATTGGTACCGGTTGGAACGCTTGTACCATCACTAGTGTCTTGTTTAAACTTCACGGTGATCTGCAGGTTCCTATTGCATTCTGGTCGGTAGAGGCAACCCAGCCAGCGTGGGCCGAAGCTTGTGGTGAATTTGAACAACCAGATGATACCCTGGAggacctgatggaggttgaagTGATCTCTAACAACAAGGTGCCCTGCTGCCAGCCCCCGTGCTGTGGACTGGGCTGTGTCGGGTAGAGGGACTGGTCACAACTGACATCGCCTGAAGTAAATAtcactgacaaaaaaagaagggatgTTTATGCATTAATCAGCCATGTTAGACAAATAAAGGTGATTTTACAttgtgagttttcattttacTACTACGGCTGCTAGGGGGAAGACATTTTAGACCTTGATTTGATCAGGTCTGGGCTGGACGCGATCAAAGAACACCTCGTCCACTTCAAGGTGGGCTATAAAAAGGAGGCACTCATTCAGGTCCAACAGCTGAAGTGGAAAAACTGTTATGAAGCAGATGAAGTGGAGCTGTTTAACAAAGAAATAGTTCTTGATATGTATGTTTCTATGTACTCACTTTGATCAAACATCCCTCTGAGACAAATAAAC
Encoded here:
- the LOC119230069 gene encoding uncharacterized protein LOC119230069 isoform X1 is translated as MSLLKEAEPGPGTEAKTWAQSLVYTLEELECKICYNRYDTRSRKPKLLGCLHRVCAKCLKKMVDMGESSPSIICCPFCRHETYVPDEEVRLYFVNQEVRLYSVNEEVRLIKEVILPHFRTSVFLSLSSDKGVVDGGRPTHPGCSVLSGPSPRWWWWWWRRRSRRRGGVAESKQSDRWEGRGFVPPVLRLSGHHHHGAPRGLPLLGLPEHAQRRGAVPPPQLGLAALQPADSEVSRLDVPQLPPLPAGGALPGVLQLSASRDLPADDWSAVARRGPGESGPVHAAAARPLRLLSVSVSRADGGVCRAHTCNAVTKSGARATAMTTTR
- the LOC119230069 gene encoding E3 ubiquitin-protein ligase RNF182 isoform X2, with product MSLLKEAEPGPGTEAKTWAQSLVYTLEELECKICYNRYDTRSRKPKLLGCLHRVCAKCLKKMVDMGESSPSIICCPFCRHETYVPDEEVWLMEDDRHILAVLSCQDRARGGGGGGGGGGVGGGEVLLSPNSLTGGRGVDSSHRSSDCLVITIMELPEDSPSSDSLSMLNVVGLYRPPSLDSLPCNLPTQKCRAWTSRSFPRCLLGALCLVYFSSLPLGIYLLMIGQLWLGVVLVSLVPSTLLLLVLYGFCQCLCHELMEAFAARTHAMP
- the LOC119230069 gene encoding E3 ubiquitin-protein ligase RNF182 isoform X3 is translated as MSLLKEAEPGPGTEAKTWAQSLVYTLEELECKICYNRYDTRSRKPKLLGCLHRVCAKCLKKMVDMGESSPSIICCPFCRHETYVPDEEDRARGGGGGGGGGGVGGGEVLLSPNSLTGGRGVDSSHRSSDCLVITIMELPEDSPSSDSLSMLNVVGLYRPPSLDSLPCNLPTQKCRAWTSRSFPRCLLGALCLVYFSSLPLGIYLLMIGQLWLGVVLVSLVPSTLLLLVLYGFCQCLCHELMEAFAARTHAMP
- the zgc:109913 gene encoding regulator of G-protein signaling 9-binding protein isoform X2 — translated: MSRWRRSVDELSARRRKQGECERAQEALGRVTSCFQQLAVSLGSSADSSFLRDEMDETRALAHRICSGLSRRLMHLLSDCDSDPSLADDRRASERLWVLFLSAIENFLFDLHKARNLIGRFPLTQRSSRRLLVNAGCADGVVGLAARVASVQVPWLTLEEEPCPDLTNHIAALEAMLSEMQLRVPIAFWSVEATQPAWAEACGEFEQPDDTLEDLMEVEVISNNKVPCCQPPCCGLGCVG
- the zgc:109913 gene encoding regulator of G-protein signaling 9-binding protein isoform X1, whose amino-acid sequence is MSRWRRSVDELSARRRKQGECERAQEALGRVTSCFQQLAVSLGSSADSSFLRDEMDETRALAHRICSGTRNLPPPKTLVTPDFLSLPHESVCRPAGLSRRLMHLLSDCDSDPSLADDRRASERLWVLFLSAIENFLFDLHKARNLIGRFPLTQRSSRRLLVNAGCADGVVGLAARVASVQVPWLTLEEEPCPDLTNHIAALEAMLSEMQLRVPIAFWSVEATQPAWAEACGEFEQPDDTLEDLMEVEVISNNKVPCCQPPCCGLGCVG